GCCGCCCGTCGCCGGCCGGGAAGACATCGGCGAAGGTCGCCCTCAGGGTCGCGGTCCGCACCCCGTCGGCCTCCAGCGTGGTCTCGTGCAGACACGCCCGCACCGCCGCCGCCATCGCCTTGGCCTCTTGCGACCCGGCGAAGCGCGACACGCCGGTCAGGGTCAGCCTCTGCTCCACCGCGCCGCCGTCCGCCGCCACCGGCCGGCTTTCGCACCGCCCCAGCGCCAGATAGGGG
Above is a genomic segment from Candidatus Brevundimonas colombiensis containing:
- a CDS encoding DUF3168 domain-containing protein is translated as MRDHEGALQKAMVAALKADPTLSALIQGRIYDQAPDGALCPYLALGRCESRPVAADGGAVEQRLTLTGVSRFAGSQEAKAMAAAVRACLHETTLEADGVRTATLRATFADVFPAGDGRRTYAVVRLRAVTEDVTSG